A single Triticum dicoccoides isolate Atlit2015 ecotype Zavitan chromosome 2A, WEW_v2.0, whole genome shotgun sequence DNA region contains:
- the LOC119357341 gene encoding putative disease resistance protein RGA4 isoform X2, with protein MSLSAIGIVSAINDCVTLFQWAKSAISSLHSRWSGSEEQSLQDRVLQLESGLQLLRDTLPAMHDLINKAEWRSHEHGVAKLLAYLKDAVSEAEDLLDEFTWYEKKVQVEGDTSRSPFIEFFETVVLGSFNKLNAVQLRLNHLSVQLDNIGLRGVTQHFDKLVRPETTSLPNEREIFGRDKELKQVLGFLNVPANLKRKRATSSISASTSASASNHVDSESRIMSLPVLPIVGIGGVGKTTLAQHICSHHLVKSQFEKIIWICVSDDFDVKRLTEEAIQSCIRNAAPTDNLDPLKCALSNNNLDSLQHALSKHVNNKRLLIVLDDMWDDSLKENGQCWRRFCAPFTSVQEGSVMLVTTRCPNVSKGVGTMEPIIVEGLNDDIFWKFFKLCAFGSEGSNNDPELERIGRSILPKLKGSPLAAKTLGRMLSMDLQALHWNSILDSELWELKQKETEILPALRLSYMYLPFYLKQCFAFCAVYPKDYIFEKARLAEIWVAEGFVEPHGHVPIQDIGYQYFEDLVARSFFQKVNDGYVIHDLLHDMAQKVSEHDCFILRNKSDFDKVPLNVHHLYVISSSNFDDSYLLRLCKYTKLHTLICMKNLGGETGYLMDQWCTKLLHMRVFSCAFTNELPDSIGNWKHLRYLEISGVCSLKRIPSTFCWLYNVQILYVKGCNIESLPSGFDKLINLQKFESHGLKYYVGGRSTLHSAVGLMKNLNQFHGHLEVSNFGFLSKDHAAEAELKNKKDLDQLTLRVHSERPQTIRDNEIELLQNMQPPISLKYIFLQNYAGVSLPSWFQPRNLPDLKSLRVEGCVGLESISFPMITQSINTNVIPTVGIFLSLTDVTIHKCENISSIEHFLHPDYVPAIKKIRILYCKMLASATTEKFGDFHFLEELQLVRCPNICSQRMVSPSLKKLSLWGSGLFNNIECCSLTYFLLKCDFVISIQLQMWSLPALWKLHIECISLTSIEGSANLSISTDTGSITTFSSLNELTITRCDKLSTLDDLLTQEYLPAIEYIHVECCRELLSLPGERFGSFPYLRNLVVIECQSLNWQRGLVFPSSLQRLRV; from the exons ATGAGCTTATCAGCCATTGGGATTGTTAGTGCCATCAATGACTGCGTCACTTTGTTTCAGTGGGCCAAATCTGCTATTTCATCTCTTCACTCCAGATGGAGTGGCTCAGAGGAACAAAGTCTCCAGGATCGTGTATTACAGTTGGAGAGTGGCCTACAACTTCTCAGGGATACTCTTCCTGCAATGCACGACCTCATTAATAAAGCAGAGTGGAGAAGCCATGAACATGGTGTGGCCAAGCTCCTCGCGTATCTCAAGGATGCAGTGTCTGAGGCCGAGGACCTTCTTGACGAGTTCACATGGTACGAGAAGAAGGTGCAAGTAGAGGGTGATACAAGCCGATCTCCTTTCATTGAATTCTTTGAAACGGTCGTCCTAGGCAGCTTCAACAAACTGAATGCTGTACAGTTGAGGTTGAATCATCTTTCAGTTCAGCTGGATAATATTGGGCTTCGTGGAGTTACACAACACTTTGACAAATTAGTCAGGCCGGAGACCACCTCTTTGCCAAATGAAAGGGAAATATTTGGTCGTGACAAGGAGCTGAAGCAGGTATTGGGATTTCTTAATGTACCTGCAAATTTAAAACGCAAGAGAGCAACTAGTTCCATTAGTGCATCAACAAGCGCGTCAGCAAGCAACCATGTTGACAGTGAATCAAGAATAATGAGTCTTCCTGTTTTGCCAATAGTTGGCATTGGTGGTGTTGGAAAGACTACTTTGGCCCAACATATTTGTAGCCATCATCTAGTGAAGTCTCAATTTGAGAAGATAATTTGGATTTGTGTCTCAGATGACTTTGACGTCAAGAGGTTAACTGAAGAGGCCATACAATCCTGTATAAGAAACGCAGCACCAACTGATAATTTGGATCCTCTTAAGTGTGCTCTCTCTAACAATAATTTGGATTCTCTTCAGCATGCTCTCTCTAAGCACGTGAACAATAAAAGGTTACTGATAGTCCTTGATGACATGTGGGATGATTCCTTGAAGGAAAATGGGCAGTGTTGGAGGAGGTTTTGTGCACCTTTTACAAGTGTCCAAGAGGGAAGTGTGATGTTGGTCACCACTAGGTGTCCAAATGTTTCTAAGGGGGTGGGCACAATGGAGCCCATTATAGTTGAAGGTCTAAATGATGACATATTTTGGAAATTCTTCAAATTATGTGCGTTTGGATCTGAGGGTTCTAATAATGATCCTGAGTTAGAGCGCATTGGTAGAAGCATACTTCCTAAATTGAAGGGTTCTCCTTTGGCTGCCAAAACTCTGGGGCGTATGTTAAGCATGGACCTTCAAGCATTGCATTGGAATTCTATACTTGACAGTGAACTATGGGAGTTAAAACAAAAGGAAACTGAGATTTTGCCCGCACTTCGGTTGAGCTACATGTATTTACCATTCTATTTGAAGCAATGCTTCGCATTCTGTGCTGTTTACCCCAAAGATTACATATTTGAGAAGGCACGCTTAGCTGAAATTTGGGTAGCAGAAGGCTTCGTGGAACCTCACGGTCATGTCCCAATTCAAGATATCGGCTATCAGTATTTTGAAGACCTTGTAGCACGGTCCTTCTTTCAAAAGGTTAATGATGGATATGTAATCCATGACTTACTGCATGACATGGCACAAAAAGTTTCAGAGCATGACTGTTTTATCTTAAGAAATAAGAGTGACTTTGATAAAGTTCCACTGAATGTTCATCATCTGTACGTAATCTCTAGCAGTAACTTTGACGATTCCTACTTGTTGAGGCTATGCAAGTATACTAAGCTGCATACCCTAATTTGCATGAAGAATTTAGGGGGGGAAACAGGTTATCTAATGGACCAGTGGTGTACTAAACTTCTGCATATGCGTGTGTTTTCTTGTGCCTTCACAAATGAGTTACCAGATAGTATTGGCAACTGGAAGCATCTTCGGTACCTTGAAATATCCGGAGTTTGTTCTTTAAAGAGAATTCCTTCAACTTTCTGCTGGCTATATAATGTGCAGATTTTATATGTCAAGGGATGCAACATAGAAAGCTTGCCCAgtggctttgataagttgatcaatttACAGAAATTTGAATCACATGGATTAAAATATTATGTTGGGGGCCGCTCGACTCTTCATTCAGCCGTTGGGTTAATGAAGAATCTAAACCAATTCCATGGACACTTGGAGGTATCTAATTTTGGGTTCCTAAGCAAGGATCATGCAGCAGAAGCAGAACTGAAGAATAAGAAGGATCTTGACCAGTTGACACTGAGGGTGCATTCAGAAAGGCCTCAAACCATCCGGGATAATGAGATAGAACTGCTTCAAAATATGCAACCTCCTatcagtctcaagtatatattcctccAGAATTATGCCGGTGTCTCGCTCCCAAGCTGGTTTCAGCCACGAAACTTGCCAGACTTAAAATCACTTAGGGTTGAAGGTTGTGTTGGACTCGAGAGCATATCATTTCCCATGATCACACAGAGCATCAACACAAATGTGATCCCTACAGTTGGTATTTTCCTGTCCCTAACAGACGTAACCATTCATAAATGCGAAAATATATCAAGCATTGAGCATTTTCTGCATCCAGATTATGTACCAGCCATCAAGAAAATAAGAATTCTATATTGCAAGATGTTAGCATCAGCAACAACtgaaaaatttggggattttcatttcCTTGAAGAACTGCAATTGGTCCGTTGTCCAAACATTTGCTCCCAAAGAATGGTATCGCCGTCCCTTAAGAAGCTCAGCCTGTGGGGTTCTGGTCTCTTTAACAACATTGAGTGTTGCTCCCTCACCTACTTTCTTTTGAAATGTGATTTTGTCATTTCCATCCAATTACAAATGTGGAGTCTTCCGGCGCTATGGAAGTTGCACATTGAATGCATATCTCTTACATCTATTGAAGGCTCTGCAAACCTTTCCATTTCTACAGACACTGGCAGCATTACAAcattctcctcccttaatgagctaacAATTACACGCTGTGATAAATTGTCAACACTTGACGACCTCCTAACACAAGAATACCTACCTGCTATTGAGTACATTCACGTCGAATGTTGTCGTGAGTTACTGTCCTTACCAGGTGAAAGGTTTGGGAGTTTTCCTTATCTGAGAAATCTGGTGGTTATCGAGTGCCAAAGTCTCAACTGGCAAAGGGGATTGGTGTTTCCATCATCTCTCCAAAGGCTCAG GGTATAA
- the LOC119357341 gene encoding putative disease resistance protein RGA4 isoform X1 encodes MSLSAIGIVSAINDCVTLFQWAKSAISSLHSRWSGSEEQSLQDRVLQLESGLQLLRDTLPAMHDLINKAEWRSHEHGVAKLLAYLKDAVSEAEDLLDEFTWYEKKVQVEGDTSRSPFIEFFETVVLGSFNKLNAVQLRLNHLSVQLDNIGLRGVTQHFDKLVRPETTSLPNEREIFGRDKELKQVLGFLNVPANLKRKRATSSISASTSASASNHVDSESRIMSLPVLPIVGIGGVGKTTLAQHICSHHLVKSQFEKIIWICVSDDFDVKRLTEEAIQSCIRNAAPTDNLDPLKCALSNNNLDSLQHALSKHVNNKRLLIVLDDMWDDSLKENGQCWRRFCAPFTSVQEGSVMLVTTRCPNVSKGVGTMEPIIVEGLNDDIFWKFFKLCAFGSEGSNNDPELERIGRSILPKLKGSPLAAKTLGRMLSMDLQALHWNSILDSELWELKQKETEILPALRLSYMYLPFYLKQCFAFCAVYPKDYIFEKARLAEIWVAEGFVEPHGHVPIQDIGYQYFEDLVARSFFQKVNDGYVIHDLLHDMAQKVSEHDCFILRNKSDFDKVPLNVHHLYVISSSNFDDSYLLRLCKYTKLHTLICMKNLGGETGYLMDQWCTKLLHMRVFSCAFTNELPDSIGNWKHLRYLEISGVCSLKRIPSTFCWLYNVQILYVKGCNIESLPSGFDKLINLQKFESHGLKYYVGGRSTLHSAVGLMKNLNQFHGHLEVSNFGFLSKDHAAEAELKNKKDLDQLTLRVHSERPQTIRDNEIELLQNMQPPISLKYIFLQNYAGVSLPSWFQPRNLPDLKSLRVEGCVGLESISFPMITQSINTNVIPTVGIFLSLTDVTIHKCENISSIEHFLHPDYVPAIKKIRILYCKMLASATTEKFGDFHFLEELQLVRCPNICSQRMVSPSLKKLSLWGSGLFNNIECCSLTYFLLKCDFVISIQLQMWSLPALWKLHIECISLTSIEGSANLSISTDTGSITTFSSLNELTITRCDKLSTLDDLLTQEYLPAIEYIHVECCRELLSLPGERFGSFPYLRNLVVIECQSLNWQRGLVFPSSLQRLRLEWCGDISPYVPSCLQNLTSLVSLSIAGCQGITSIPGDIWHSDLASLEELVIWGCPDLVSFGGVMAVAKIKNVVIYGCPKLKEAEQINRRSHPSTRTTS; translated from the exons ATGAGCTTATCAGCCATTGGGATTGTTAGTGCCATCAATGACTGCGTCACTTTGTTTCAGTGGGCCAAATCTGCTATTTCATCTCTTCACTCCAGATGGAGTGGCTCAGAGGAACAAAGTCTCCAGGATCGTGTATTACAGTTGGAGAGTGGCCTACAACTTCTCAGGGATACTCTTCCTGCAATGCACGACCTCATTAATAAAGCAGAGTGGAGAAGCCATGAACATGGTGTGGCCAAGCTCCTCGCGTATCTCAAGGATGCAGTGTCTGAGGCCGAGGACCTTCTTGACGAGTTCACATGGTACGAGAAGAAGGTGCAAGTAGAGGGTGATACAAGCCGATCTCCTTTCATTGAATTCTTTGAAACGGTCGTCCTAGGCAGCTTCAACAAACTGAATGCTGTACAGTTGAGGTTGAATCATCTTTCAGTTCAGCTGGATAATATTGGGCTTCGTGGAGTTACACAACACTTTGACAAATTAGTCAGGCCGGAGACCACCTCTTTGCCAAATGAAAGGGAAATATTTGGTCGTGACAAGGAGCTGAAGCAGGTATTGGGATTTCTTAATGTACCTGCAAATTTAAAACGCAAGAGAGCAACTAGTTCCATTAGTGCATCAACAAGCGCGTCAGCAAGCAACCATGTTGACAGTGAATCAAGAATAATGAGTCTTCCTGTTTTGCCAATAGTTGGCATTGGTGGTGTTGGAAAGACTACTTTGGCCCAACATATTTGTAGCCATCATCTAGTGAAGTCTCAATTTGAGAAGATAATTTGGATTTGTGTCTCAGATGACTTTGACGTCAAGAGGTTAACTGAAGAGGCCATACAATCCTGTATAAGAAACGCAGCACCAACTGATAATTTGGATCCTCTTAAGTGTGCTCTCTCTAACAATAATTTGGATTCTCTTCAGCATGCTCTCTCTAAGCACGTGAACAATAAAAGGTTACTGATAGTCCTTGATGACATGTGGGATGATTCCTTGAAGGAAAATGGGCAGTGTTGGAGGAGGTTTTGTGCACCTTTTACAAGTGTCCAAGAGGGAAGTGTGATGTTGGTCACCACTAGGTGTCCAAATGTTTCTAAGGGGGTGGGCACAATGGAGCCCATTATAGTTGAAGGTCTAAATGATGACATATTTTGGAAATTCTTCAAATTATGTGCGTTTGGATCTGAGGGTTCTAATAATGATCCTGAGTTAGAGCGCATTGGTAGAAGCATACTTCCTAAATTGAAGGGTTCTCCTTTGGCTGCCAAAACTCTGGGGCGTATGTTAAGCATGGACCTTCAAGCATTGCATTGGAATTCTATACTTGACAGTGAACTATGGGAGTTAAAACAAAAGGAAACTGAGATTTTGCCCGCACTTCGGTTGAGCTACATGTATTTACCATTCTATTTGAAGCAATGCTTCGCATTCTGTGCTGTTTACCCCAAAGATTACATATTTGAGAAGGCACGCTTAGCTGAAATTTGGGTAGCAGAAGGCTTCGTGGAACCTCACGGTCATGTCCCAATTCAAGATATCGGCTATCAGTATTTTGAAGACCTTGTAGCACGGTCCTTCTTTCAAAAGGTTAATGATGGATATGTAATCCATGACTTACTGCATGACATGGCACAAAAAGTTTCAGAGCATGACTGTTTTATCTTAAGAAATAAGAGTGACTTTGATAAAGTTCCACTGAATGTTCATCATCTGTACGTAATCTCTAGCAGTAACTTTGACGATTCCTACTTGTTGAGGCTATGCAAGTATACTAAGCTGCATACCCTAATTTGCATGAAGAATTTAGGGGGGGAAACAGGTTATCTAATGGACCAGTGGTGTACTAAACTTCTGCATATGCGTGTGTTTTCTTGTGCCTTCACAAATGAGTTACCAGATAGTATTGGCAACTGGAAGCATCTTCGGTACCTTGAAATATCCGGAGTTTGTTCTTTAAAGAGAATTCCTTCAACTTTCTGCTGGCTATATAATGTGCAGATTTTATATGTCAAGGGATGCAACATAGAAAGCTTGCCCAgtggctttgataagttgatcaatttACAGAAATTTGAATCACATGGATTAAAATATTATGTTGGGGGCCGCTCGACTCTTCATTCAGCCGTTGGGTTAATGAAGAATCTAAACCAATTCCATGGACACTTGGAGGTATCTAATTTTGGGTTCCTAAGCAAGGATCATGCAGCAGAAGCAGAACTGAAGAATAAGAAGGATCTTGACCAGTTGACACTGAGGGTGCATTCAGAAAGGCCTCAAACCATCCGGGATAATGAGATAGAACTGCTTCAAAATATGCAACCTCCTatcagtctcaagtatatattcctccAGAATTATGCCGGTGTCTCGCTCCCAAGCTGGTTTCAGCCACGAAACTTGCCAGACTTAAAATCACTTAGGGTTGAAGGTTGTGTTGGACTCGAGAGCATATCATTTCCCATGATCACACAGAGCATCAACACAAATGTGATCCCTACAGTTGGTATTTTCCTGTCCCTAACAGACGTAACCATTCATAAATGCGAAAATATATCAAGCATTGAGCATTTTCTGCATCCAGATTATGTACCAGCCATCAAGAAAATAAGAATTCTATATTGCAAGATGTTAGCATCAGCAACAACtgaaaaatttggggattttcatttcCTTGAAGAACTGCAATTGGTCCGTTGTCCAAACATTTGCTCCCAAAGAATGGTATCGCCGTCCCTTAAGAAGCTCAGCCTGTGGGGTTCTGGTCTCTTTAACAACATTGAGTGTTGCTCCCTCACCTACTTTCTTTTGAAATGTGATTTTGTCATTTCCATCCAATTACAAATGTGGAGTCTTCCGGCGCTATGGAAGTTGCACATTGAATGCATATCTCTTACATCTATTGAAGGCTCTGCAAACCTTTCCATTTCTACAGACACTGGCAGCATTACAAcattctcctcccttaatgagctaacAATTACACGCTGTGATAAATTGTCAACACTTGACGACCTCCTAACACAAGAATACCTACCTGCTATTGAGTACATTCACGTCGAATGTTGTCGTGAGTTACTGTCCTTACCAGGTGAAAGGTTTGGGAGTTTTCCTTATCTGAGAAATCTGGTGGTTATCGAGTGCCAAAGTCTCAACTGGCAAAGGGGATTGGTGTTTCCATCATCTCTCCAAAGGCTCAGGTTAGAGTGGTGTGGGGATATCTCTCCATATGTTCCCAGCTGCCTACAGAACCTCACATCCCTCGTCTCACTGAGCATTGCTGGATGCCAGGGTATAACATCCATCCCAGGTGACATTTGGCACAGTGATCTTGCATCACTTGAGGAATTGGTAATTTGGGGTTGTCCAGACCTAGTTTCATTTGGTGGAGTGATGGCAGTTGCAAAAATAAAAAATGTGGTGATATACGGGTGTCCAAAGTTAAAGGAAGCTGAGCAGATCAATAGAAGATCCCACCCAAG TACGAGGACGACTAGTTGA